The following are from one region of the Sorghum bicolor cultivar BTx623 chromosome 2, Sorghum_bicolor_NCBIv3, whole genome shotgun sequence genome:
- the LOC110433198 gene encoding defensin-like protein 5: MEASHRKLSAAVLLLISMAAEMGLTQAKECLFQSAKFRGPCYAWSVGICNDKCLDEDKANTGGKCHGWELKCMCIKPC, from the exons ATGGAGGCTTCACATAGGAAGCTCTCAGCAGCCGTCCTCCTCCTAATCAGTATGGCCGCAG AGATGGGGCTAACTCAGGCGAAAGAGTGCTTGTTTCAGAGCGCCAAGTTCAGGGGTCCATGCTACGCGTGGAGTGTGGGAATCTGCAACGACAAGTGCTTGGACGAGGACAAAGCCAACACAGGCGGCAAATGCCACGGCTGGGAGCTTAAATGCATGTGCATCAAGCCGTGCTAG
- the LOC8072204 gene encoding probable carboxylesterase 18, with amino-acid sequence MAGLGALPFLLALGAASRHRRASASVVCRRLQFAAPITWAFPPLPFPKGLAPAWPRRSPHQQFRLISSLITCPHEHDTRAVSRATPPYIARPTPGRHRSSKDTEQSKETEAMASDSSSNQAGAAAKPKPKPPPLPLSVRLQLTGLTVAIDAVERRDGTVNRCLYGVIDRLLSARANPKPDASGVRSLDFTMDASRGMWARVFAPATADRPLPVVVYYHGGGFALFSPAIGPFNGVCRRLCAALDAVVVSVNYRLAPEHRWPAAYDDGVDALRFLDARGGVPGLDDDVPVDLGSCFLAGESAGGNIVHHVANRWAAAWQPSARTLRVAGVFPVQPYFGGVERTPSELALEGVAPVVNLRRSDFSWTAFLPVGATRDHPAAHVTDDNADLAEQFPPAMVIIGDFDPLMDWQRRYADVLRRKGKEVVVAEYPGMFHGFYGFPELPEATKVLQDMKAFVDSHRATPKLADA; translated from the exons ATGGCAGGCTTGGGAGCCCTGCCTTTCTTGCTGGCGCTCGGCGCTGCAT CAAGGCACCGACGCGCCAGTGCCTCTGTAGTCTGTCGACGACTTCAATTTGCCGCGCCGATCACATGGGCATTCCCTCCGTTGCCGTTTCCGAAAGGACTGGCCCCCGCGTGGCCACGTCGCTCGCCACACCAACAGTTCCGTCTCATCTCATCACTCATCACCTGCCCACACGAGCACGACACCCGAGCTGTCAGCCGTGCAACGCCGCCATATATCGCGCGTCCAACTCCAGGGCGACACCGATCCAGCAAAGATACCGAGCAGAGCAAAGAAACGGAAGCCATGGCCAgcgacagcagcagcaaccaagcaggagcagcagccaagcccaagcccaagccgccgccgctgccgctctCGGTGCGGCTCCAGCTGACCGGGCTGACGGTGGCCATCGACGCCGTGGAGCGGCGCGACGGGACGGTGAACCGGTGCCTGTACGGCGTGATCGACCGGCTCCTGAGCGCGCGCGCCAACCCaaagccggacgcgtccgggGTGCGGTCCTTGGACTTCACCATGGACGCGTCCCGGGGCATGTGGGCGCGCGTCTTCGCCCCGGCCACGGCGGACCGTCCGCTGCCCGTCGTCGTCTACTACCACGGCGGCGGCTTCGCGCTCTTCTCCCCGGCCATCGGGCCCTTCAACGGCGTGTGCCGCCGCCTCTGCGCCGCGCTCGACGCCGTCGTGGTGTCCGTCAACTACCGCCTGGCGCCCGAGCACCGGTGGCCCGCCGCCTACGACGACGGCGTCGACGCGCTGCGGTTCCTCGACGCCCGCGGCGGCGTCCCGGGGCTGGACGACGACGTGCCCGTCGACCTCGGCAGCTGCTTCCTGGCcggggagagcgcgggcggcAACATCGTGCACCACGTCGCCAACCGCTGGGCCGCCGCGTGGCAGCCGTCCGCACGGACGCTCCGCGTCGCGGGCGTCTTCCCCGTGCAGCCCTACTTCGGCGGCGTGGAGCGCACGCCGTCGGAGCTGGCGCTGGAGGGCGTCGCGCCCGTGGTGAACCTCCGGCGCTCCGACTTCTCGTGGACCGCGTTCCTCCCCGTCGGCGCCACCCGCGACCACCCCGCCGCGCACGTCACCGACGACAACGCCGACCTCGCCGAGCAGTTCCCGCCAGCCATGGTCATCATCGGCGACTTCGACCCGCTCATGGACTGGCAGAGACGGTACGCCGACGTGCTGCGCCGGAAGGggaaggaggtggtggtggcggagtACCCCGGCATGTTCCACGGCTTCTACGGCTTCCCTGAGCTCCCCGAGGCCACCAAGGTGCTGCAGGACATGAAGGCCTTCGTCGACAGCCACAGGGCCACGCCCAAGCTCGCCGACGCGTGA
- the LOC8073099 gene encoding probable carboxylesterase 18: MQQTHKTIAIGNGSLCLRSPHLVISVPCRLCCSTLLQYCGALPVRIVTPGQPEMGGCDDHARRPPSLPWTVRVQLAALALAHRRDGSVRRLLFSLGDLKSGTTSRPGASGSGVRSADVTIDASRGLWARVFSPSPAADADADAEPAPVPIVVYFHGGGFVLFSAASRPYDAFCRRLCRDLHAVVVSVNYRLAPEHRFPAAYDDGVAALRYLDANADSLPEAHVPVDLSSCFLAGDSAGGNITHHVAQRWAASSPAANLHVAGAVLIQPFFGGEERTEAEVALDRVSALSVAATDHYWREFLPEGATRDHEAARVCGEGVELADAFPPAMVVVGGFDLLKDWQARYVEALRGKGKPVRVVEYPDAVHGFHAFPELADSGKFVEEMKLFVQEHSSTKHQACLGI; encoded by the coding sequence ATGCAACAAACACATAAAACCATTGCAATTGGCAACGGCAGTCTGTGTCTCCGCAGTCCGCACCTCGTTATCTCCGTTCCGTGCAGGCTTTGTTGTTCGACACTGCTTCAGTACTGTGGTGCACTGCCGGTGCGTATCGTAACGCCGGGACAGCCAGAAATGGGAGGCTGCGACGACCACGCCCGCCGGCCGCCGTCCCTGCCGTGGACGGTGCGCGTCCAGCTGGCCGCGCTCGCGTTGGCACACCGCCGGGACGGCAGCgtccggcgcctcctcttctcccTCGGCGACCTCAAGTCTGGCACCACGTCCCGCCCGGGCGCCTCGGGGTCGGGGGTGCGCTCCGCGGACGTCACCATCGACGCCTCCCGCGGCCTGTGGGCGCGCGTCTTCTCCCCCTCGCCCGCCGCGGACGCGGACGCGGACGCCGAGCCGGCCCCCGTTCCCATCGTCGTCTACTTCCACGGCGGAGGGTTCGTGCTCTTCTCCGCGGCGTCCCGCCCCTACGACGCCTTCTGCCGCCGGCTCTGCCGCGACCTCCACGCCGTCGTCGTGTCCGTCAACTACCGCCTGGCACCCGAGCACCGGTTCCCCGCGGCGTACGACGACGGCGTTGCGGCGCTCCGCTACCTCGACGCCAACGCCGACTCCCTGCCGGAGGCCCACGTCCCCGTCGACCTCTCCAGCTGCTTCCTCGCGGGCGACAGCGCGGGCGGCAACATCACGCACCACGTGGCGCAGCGCTGGGCGGCGTCGTCGCCCGCCGCGAACCTCCACGTCGCCGGCGCCGTCCTGATCCAGCCGTTCTTCGGTGGGGAGGAGCGGACGGAGGCTGAGGTGGCGCTGGACCGGGTGTCCGCGCTGTCGGTGGCGGCGACGGACCACTACTGGAGGGAGTTCCTGCCGGAGGGCGCCACGCGGGACCACGAGGCGGCGCGCGTGTGCGGCGAGGGCGTCGAGCTCGCCGACGCGTTCCCGCCCGCGATGGTGGTGGTCGGCGGCTTCGACCTGCTCAAGGACTGGCAGGCCAGGTACGTGGAGGCGCTGCGCGGGAAGGGGAAGCCGGTGCGGGTGGTCGAGTACCCCGACGCTGTCCACGGCTTCCACGCGTTCCCGGAGCTCGCCGACTCCGGCAAGTTCGTGGAGGAGATGAAGCTGTTCGTCCAAGAGCATAGCTCCACCAAACACCAAGCGTGCCTCGGAATTTGA
- the LOC8072206 gene encoding bZIP transcription factor 60 isoform X2, with protein MAEPALLAPDPFADLPFPEFQAPVDGDTFAFEDFDLEDLDLDLDVDFDLDLFASDGQLSQPPPLATSSSSAGSPEGGSSSSGGGGGLRNEESSESSSRSASGTDGSDKGKGEDDEAKRRARLVRNRESAHLSRQRKKQYVEELEGKVKAMQATIADLSARISCVTAENAALKQQLGGAAGAAPPLPMPMYPAMYPLPMPWMHPAYPMRGSQVPLVPIPRLKPQQPAPTAAEPPAKKARKTKKVASVSFLGLLCLAMLCGCLISVVHRMYPSVDAGEGAAFGPSHHGRILAVEGPHDNVSDGIDPKPPQSGSETLPALLYLPKNGKHVKINGNLVIKSIVASEKASLRLPGYDGTSPQKQKKEETSLAIPGYVTPLEAGEVMESAKGVMKNELMALAPADGNVYREEDGLLPQWFSEAMSGPLLSSGMCTEVFQFDASPSSAHSNGIIPVYSNTMSNSSQNFTQKLPSACPRTVKNRRISYSETIPLRGSTSNDTEHFKTPPKNESFGSTKPVSSVVVSVLADPREAGDGDGEGRISSKSLSRIFVVVLIDSVKLANMYIRVKRNKTTYFIQCEPTETALSIKQKLHSLIDQPPINQQLLLWPSSDVLEDSKTLADQKVENDSIVALALRKDDDEFEEVFIARPEDFMSSS; from the exons ATGGCGGAGCCGGCCCTCCTCGCGCCGGACCCCTTCGCGGACCTCCCCTTCCCCGAATTCCAGGCGCCCGTGGACGGCGACACCTTCGCGTTCGAGGACTTCGATCTGGAGGATCTGGACCTGGACCTGGACGTCGACTTCGACCTCGATCTATTTGCCTCGGACGGGCAACTCTCGCAGCCGCCCCCTCtcgcgacctcgtcctcctcggccGGGTCTCCGGAGGGGGGATCGTCCtcttccggcggcggcggcgggctgaGGAACGAGGAGTCCTCGGAGTCGTCTTCGAGGAGCGCGAGCGGCACGGATGGCAGCGACAAGGGGAAGGGGGAGGACGACGAAGCGAAGCGCCGCGCGCGGCTGGTACGCAACCGCGAGAGCGCGCACCTGTCGCGGCAGAGGAAGAAGCAGTACGTGGAGGAGCTGGAAGGTAAGGTGAAGGCCATGCAGGCCACCATCGCTGACCTCTCCGCCAGGATCTCCTGCGTCACCGCCGAGAACGCCGCTCTCAAGCAGCAGCTGGGTGGCGCTGCTGGAGCCGCGCCGCCGCTGCCAATGCCGATGTACCCCGCGATGTATCCTTTGCCGATGCCGTGGATGCACCCGGCGTATCCCATGCGTGGATCACAGGTACCGCTGGTGCCAATTCCTCGGCTGAAACCCCAGCAACCTGCACCTACTGCAGCAGAGCCACCGGCCAAGAAGGCTAGGAAGACCAAGAAGGTTGCAAGTGTTAGCTTCCTGGGGTTGCTTTGCCTTGCGAtgctctgtgggtgtttgatttctGTAGTACATCGGATGTATCCCTCTGTTGATGCTGGAGAAGGTGCTGCATTTGGTCCTTCTCATCATGGGAGGATCCTGGCTGTTGAGGGGCCTCATGATAATGTCTCGGATGGTATCGATCCAAAGCCGCCACAGAGTGGCAGTGAGACCCTTCCAGCGCTGTTGTATCTACCGAAGAATGGGAAACATGTCAAGATTAATGGGAATCTTGTTATTAAGTCAATTGTTGCTAGTGAGAAAGCTTCATTGCGGTTGCCTGGCTATGATGGGACGAGTcctcaaaagcaaaagaaggaaGAGACTAGCTTGGCAATTCCCGGCTATGTGACTCCATTGGAAGCTGGAGAGGTTATGGAATCAGCCAAAGGAGTGATGAAAAATGAACTGATGGCTTTGGCTCCTGCAGATGGAAATGTGTATAGGGAGGAGGATGGATTGCTGCCACAGTGGTTTAGTGAAGCAATGTCTG GTCCCTTGCTGAGCTCAGGAATGTGCACTGAAGTTTTCCAGTTTGATGCATCTCCATCATCTGCTCATTCAAATGGCATCATTCCTGTCTACTCCAATACCATGTCAAACTCGTCACAGAATTTTACTCAAAAGCTTCCCTCCGCTTGTCCTCGCACGGTGAAGAACAGAAGGATTTCATACTCTGAGACCATTCCTTTAAGAGGTTCAACATCCAACGACACCGAGCACTTCAAAACACCACCGAAGAATGAGAGCTTTGGCAGTACGAAGCCTGTTTCATCGGTGGTCGTCTCAGTGCTGGCTGATCCCAGAGAGGCTGGTGACGGGGATGGTGAGGGGAGGATCTCTTCAAAATCGTTGTCCCGGATCTTCGTTGTCGTTCTTATAGATAGTGTTAA GCTTGCAAACATGTATATCCGAGTGAAGCGCAACAAGACTACCTACTTCATTCAATGTGAACCAACAGAAACGGCTTTGAGCATCAAACAGAAGTTGCATTCGCTGATAGACCAACCTCCTATTAATCAGCAGTTGCTCTTGTGGCCCAGCAGTGATGTGCTTGAAGACTCAAAGACGCTGGCAGATCAAAAG GTGGAAAACGATTCCATTGTTGCTTTGGCACTAAGAAAAG
- the LOC8072203 gene encoding probable carboxylesterase 18: MASAASEMEGEGAGAGTGTGEGAPIAPRRPALPLKVRFQLMCLDVVGGLSMRRDGTINRSLFSLFDRRARASARPDGLGVRSADVHVDASRGLWARVFSPSEAAGSPLPVVVYFHGGAFALLSAASVPYDAMCRRFCRELGAVVVSVDYRLAPEHRCPAAYDDGVDVLRHLASTGLPDGVAVPVDLSRCFLAGDSAGANIAHHVAQRWTTAGVASSSSSPPRSCPVRLAGVVLVQPYLGGEERTDAEVMLDGKVPVVTVRGSDWMWRAFLPEGADRNHPAAHVTDENADLADGFPPAMVVIGGLDPLQDWQRRYADVLRRKGKAVRVVEFQEAIHTFFFFPELPDCARLVEAMKAFIDDSNASSVSAA; this comes from the coding sequence ATGGCTTCAGCAGCTAGCGAGATGGAAGGCgaaggcgccggcgccggcaccgGCACTGGGGAAGGAGCGCCAATCGCGCCGCGCAGGCCGGCCCTGCCGTTGAAGGTGCGGTTCCAGCTCATGTGCCTCGACGTCGTCGGTGGCCTCTCGATGCGTCGCGACGGCACCATCAACCGCTCCCTCTTCAGCCTCTTCGACCGCCGCGCCCGCGCTAGCGCGCGCCCGGATGGCCTCGGCGTCCGGTCCGCCGACGTGCACGTGGACGCGTCGCGCGGCTTGTGGGCGCGCGTGTTCTCGCCGTCGGAGGCGGCCGGGTCACCGCTCCCCGTCGTGGTCTATTTCCACGGTGGCGCATTCGCGCTGCTCTCCGCGGCCTCGGTCCCCTACGACGCCATGTGCCGCCGGTTCTGCCGCGAGCTGGGCGCCGTCGTCGTGTCCGTCGACTACCGCCTCGCCCCGGAGCACCGCTGCCCCGCCGCGTACGACGACGGCGTCGACGTGCTCCGGCACCTCGCCTCCACAGGGCTCCCCGACGGCGTCGCCGTGCCGGTCGACCTCTCCCGCTGCTTCCTCGCCGGGGACAGCGCCGGGGCCAACATCGCTCACCACGTGGCGCAGCGCTGGACGACGGCCGGCGTCgcgtcctcctcgtcgtcccCGCCGCGTTCCTGCCCCGTCCGCCTCGCGGGCGTCGTCCTGGTGCAGCCGTACCTGGGCGGCGAGGAGCGGACGGACGCGGAGGTCATGCTGGACGGGAAGGTGCCGGTGGTCACCGTGCGGGGCTCGGACTGGATGTGGCGGGCGTTCCTGCCGGAGGGCGCCGACAGGAACCACCCCGCCGCGCACGTGACCGACGAGAACGCCGACCTGGCGGACGGCTTTCCGCCGGCGATGGTGGTGATCGGCGGCCTCGACCCGCTGCAGGATTGGCAGAGGCGGTACGCCGACGTGCTGCGGCGGAAGGGGAAGGCGGTGCGGGTGGTGGAGTTCCAGGAGGCCATTCACAcgttcttcttcttccccgagCTCCCCGACTGCGCCAGGCTCGTGGAGGCGATGAAGGCCTTCATAGATGACAGCAACGCATCCTCCGTCTCGGCTGCTTGA
- the LOC8072205 gene encoding ATP synthase mitochondrial F1 complex assembly factor 2 produces MATVAARRLLQQRWVAGGRCRLLGTAAEASPGGEGARGGGGGSGDAIYVKKPAAAAAVTTRDETSVAMPTSFMTGSVVGKRFYRDATVRRADDGNGWTVMLDYRTLKSPAKRPLKLPSRALAMAIAAEWEYQESDGIRPFTMPLMKLACTALERVPLTRRKVIDNLMKKFHQDLVFCRSPADSELTIGVHQKQKEKIDPILEWVDTEFGFKPIVYTTFFGGKQDEGLAKAVETVLKKATDCELASIDAMAAAAHSLVIPLAIFRERLGIEEAIELIRLEEDHQVDRWGLVEGGHDVDIADLKVQMSSAVVFLELTRGL; encoded by the exons ATGGCGACGGTCGCAGCCCGCCGCCTCCTCCAGCAGCGATGGGTGGCCGGCGGGCGGTGCCGGCTGCTGGGCACGGCGGCGGAGGCTTCTCCCGGCGGGGAGGGTGcgcgaggaggaggtggtggatctGGCGACGCGATCTACGTGAAGAAGCCGGCAGCCGCCGCGGCCGTGACGACGCGGGACGAGACGTCGGTGGCGATGCCGACGTCGTTCATGACGGGGTCGGTGGTTGGGAAGCGCTTCTACCGCGACGCCACCGTGCGGCGCGCCGACGACGGCAACGGGTGGACCGTGATGCTGGACTACCGCACGCTCAAGTCGCCGGCCAAGCGGCCGCTCAAGCTGCCCTCGCGCGCGCTCGCCATGGCCATCGCCGCCGAGTGGGAGTACCAG GAATCAGATGGAATTCGACCTTTCACAATGCCTCTCATGAAGCTTGCTTGCACTGCATTGGAGAGAGTTCCTTTGACACGGAGAAAAGTAATTGATAATTTGATGAAGAAATTTCATCAAGATTTGGTATTCTGTCGCTCACCTGCTGATAGTGAACTGACCATTGGAGTTCATC AAAAGCAGAAGGAGAAAATTGATCCTATTCTGGAGTGGGTAGATACTGAATTTGGGTTCAAGCCTATTGTCTACACGACCTTCTTTGGGGGAAAGCAAGATGAGGGCCTTGCTAAGGCTGTAGAAACTGTTCTAAAGAAAGCAACTGACTGTGAGTTggcatctattgatgctatgGCTGCAGCAGCCCATTCCCTGGTGATCCCTCTTGCAATATTTAGAGAAAGGTTGGGTATTGAGGAGGCCATTGAGTTGATCAGGCTAGAAGAAGACCACCAG GTTGACCGATGGGGCTTGGTGGAAGGAGGTCATGACGTTGATATTGCTGATCTTAAAGTGCAGATGTCCTCGGCTGTTGTATTTCTTGAACTTACACGGGGACTGTGA
- the LOC8072202 gene encoding SWI/SNF complex component SNF12 homolog codes for MASGGNPNPTGAPTQPRPPHPQQQPQPGGSPATPMTHLRPPSHAGSPFQGLFHTPPTHNPAFQIHMGASSSPQTPLMPATAGSAKRPPQKPPVRPPAPGSTSSAAAASAAAAYKAAAAAAAVANSGGVDLTPAARRNKKRKLPEKQLPDRVAALLPESALYTQLLEFEARVDAALARKKVDIQEALKTPPSLQRTLRIYVFNTFANQGPRTIPPPKNADPPTWSLKIIGRVLEDGAELDPASVVPKHNPVYPKFSQFFKRVTIALDPSLYPENPLIIWENARTAAQQEGFEVKRKGDKEFVANIRLEMNYNPEKFKLSPPLMEVLGVEVDTRARVIAALWQYIKAKKLQNPNDPSFFMCDPQLKKVFGEDKLKFAMLSQKISQHLTAPPPINLEHKIKLSGNGAHSSACYDVLVDVPFPLQKEMMAFLANTEKHKDIEACDEVISASIKKIHEHRRRRAFFLGFSQSPVEFINALIASQSKDLKLVAGEANRNIEKERRADFYNQPWVEDAVIRYLNRKPANEGSGGGAGGS; via the exons ATGGCCTCCGGCGGCAACCCCAACCCGACCGGCGCCCCGACTCAGCCGCGCCCACCGCATCCGCAGCAGCAGCCTCAACCGGGCGGCTCACCGGCAACGCCCATGACCCACCTCCGCCCTCCCTCCCACGCCGGCTCCCCCTTCCAGGGCCTCTTCCACACGCCGCCCACCCACAACCCCGCCTTCCAGATCCACATGGGCGCTTCGTCCTCGCCCCAGACTCCGCTCATGCCCGCCACCGCAGGCTCGGCCAAGCGGCCCCCGCAGAAGCCCCCCGTCCGGCCCCCGGCCCCCGGTTCTACCTCGTCGGCCGCGGCAGCCTCGGCGGCTGCCGCGTACAaggctgcggctgcggcggcggccgtgGCCAACTCCGGGGGCGTCGACCTTACCCCCGCCGCGCGGCGCAACAAGAAGCGCAAGCTCCCCGAGAAGCAGCTCCCTGACCGCGTCGCCGCGCTGCTCCCAGAATCCGCGCTCTACACGCAGCTGCTCGAGTTCGAGGCCCGCGTGGACGCCGCGCTCGCGCGGAAGAAGGTAGACATCCAGGAGGCGCTCAAGACACCGCCCTCGCTCCAGCGCACACTCCGCATCTACGTCTTCAACACCTTTGCCAACCAGGGGCCGCGCACCATCCCACCACCCAAGAATGCCGATCCGCCAACCTGGTCGCTCAAGATCATTGGTCGTGTGCTGGAGGACGGCGCCGAGCTGGATCCTGCCAGTGTTGTGCCCAAGCACAACCCAGTGTACCCCAAGTTCTCTCAATTCTTCAAGAGGGTGACGATTGCACTGGACCCGTCTCTGTACCCAGAGAATCCCCTCATCATCTGGGAGAATGCACGAACAGCTGCCCAGCAGGAAGGGTTTGAGGTAAAGAGGAAAGGGGATAAGGAGTTTGTTGCAAACATCCGGCTGGAGATGAACTACAACCCTGAGAAGTTCAAGCTGTCACCTCCGCTTATGGAGGTGCTTGGGGTGGAGGTGGACACTCGTGCACGGGTGATTGCTGCCCTCTGGCAGTATATTAAAGCAAAGAAGCTTCAGAACCCAAATGATCCTTCCTTCTTCATGTGTGACCCTCAATTGAAGAAGGTGTTTGGGGAGGACAAGCTCAAGTTTGCAATGCTGTCACAGAAGATATCTCAGCATCTGACTGCCCCGCCACCCATCAACTTGGAGCACAAGATTAAGCTTTCAGGGAATGGAGCGCATAGCAGTGCTTGCTATGATGTGCTGGTGGATGTTCCATTCCCGCTGCAGAAAGAGATGATGGCGTTCCTTGCCAACACAGAGAAGCACAAGGACATTGAGGCTTGCGATGAGGTGATATCTGCTTCGATCAAGAAGATCCATGAGCACCGCAGGAGGAGAGCGTTCTTCCTGGGTTTCAGCCAGTCCCCAGTGGAGTTTATCAATGCACTGATAGCTTCCCAGAGCAAAGATTTAAAGCTGGTCGCCGGCGAGGCGAATAGGAATATTGAGAAGGAAAGACGTGCTGACTTCTATAACCAACCATG GGTTGAAGACGCCGTTATAAGATACTTGAACCGCAAACCGGCTAATGAGGGCTCAGGTGGTGGTGCTGGTGGTTCTTGA
- the LOC8073100 gene encoding gamma carbonic anhydrase 2, mitochondrial codes for MGTLGRAIFTVGKWIRGTGQAMDRLGSTLQGGLRVEEQVSRHRTIMNIFEKEPKIHRDVFVAPSAAVIGDVEIGHGSSIWYGSILRGDVNSIHIGSGTNIQDNSLVHVAKANFSGKVLPTIIGSNVTVGHSAVLHACTIEDEAFVGMGATLLDGVLVEKHSMVGAGSLVKQNTRIPSGEVWVGNPAKFLRKLTEEEIAFIAQSATNYINLAQVHAAENAKSFDEIELEKMLRKKYAHKDEEYDSMLGVVREIPPELILPDNILPHNAQKAVAR; via the exons ATGGGTACCCTGGGGCGCGCGATCTTCACGGTGGGCAAGTGGATCCGGGGCACGGGGCAGGCCATGGACCGCCTCGGATCCACCCTCCAGGGCGGCCTCCGCGTCGAGGAGCAGG TTTCAAGGCATCGTACAATCATGAACATTTTTGAGAAAGAGCCAAAGATCCATAGAGATGTGTTTGTTGCTCCCAGTGCAGCAGTCATTGGTGATGTTGAGATTGGGCATGGATCATCAATCTGGTATGGATCCATATTGAGAG GTGATGTCAACAGCATTCATATCGGATCTGGTACTAATATACAAGATAATTCCCTTGTACATGTTGCAAAAGCTAACTTTAGTGGGAAGGTCCTTCCAACCATAATTGGAAGCAACGTTACAGTCG GCCATAGTGCTGTATTACATGCATGCACTATTGAGGATGAGGCTTTTGTTGGTATGGGTGCCACTCTGCTTGATGGAGTGTTGGTTGAAAAGCACAGCATGGTTGGTGCAGGATCTCTTGTTAAGCAGAATACAAGGATTCCTTCTGGAGAG GTTTGGGTCGGTAATCCTGCCAAGTTCCTAAGGAAGCTTACAGAAGAGGAGATTGCGTTCATTGCCCAATCAGCAACCAACTATATCAACTTAGCCCAGGTCCATGCAGCTGAGAACGCCAAGAGCTTCGACGAGATTGAGCTCGAGAAGATGCTGAGGAAGAAGTACGCACACAAAGATGAGGAGTACGACTCTATGCTTGGGGTGGTGCGCGAGATTCCGCCGGAGCTCATCCTTCCCGACAACATCCTCCCACACAATGCTCAGAAGGCCGTTGCCCGCTGA